One part of the Raphanus sativus cultivar WK10039 chromosome 7, ASM80110v3, whole genome shotgun sequence genome encodes these proteins:
- the LOC108815149 gene encoding uncharacterized protein LOC108815149 isoform X2: MAADQGRKRMSSANVIGFSSREHYRAKRKKLDGALRSGDDHISLEWDSNRSKVVSKKEQVGLSLRHLREFVDYVPPRRSLLAQVCPVPRETFHLENLSEVLSSEVWRSCLSDGERDYLQQFLPEGIDVEQVVQQLLGGENFHFGNLFLDWGTSVCSGKAHPDEIVYQEESLRTGKRRYYEDLEKYHNDIIDYLQMLKEKWESCKDPEKDAVKKMWWRSREGNERVNGSCQDLTATSDSSSWNADDKPCNSDRGGDVRRRPKSSAVEKEKSQSPLIAQENLVNVGVKARNKDKLPKHSIQQTDGAKYMSYLKISKKQHQIVTSMKQSGKSIQSKALNKILGNINSLDVQPYGVFVEEEEKKLTAHWLQLVKDLPAAYAVWKKLQLQKRDVINSLERELKDKLNPWVEEDKHQLTGDLASDDIKDSGSLDQDSAKNQSLSKESSSYSDQITDSGRCLQVGEHSSQVSSPDCDNGVNMEITREEGYSSLGDQKDFEANDYSSSINRHSLQQAPFLSEPPQDAIPVSKNYVPELENASSDERIPSTSSSHGDELQYCSGGDVWQQVGGTRQTYVGRQAYTPSGGLSIIHRPEGGEEEKNYFIEPDMREDVDRRKMLQPRADNSFGSFPNNNQNELLQSLFKGQGGVASRTTEQLHSLLKVPLNEEHKQIMPIGFQQEGSNNLMEGSQFSGQFQHQMTAAPQALSQDQPRQVDIYGQGSMPDNIYCDGRGFLMPRPDWNTGAAQIGVTTQPPLNTGPLLNQNWQFKSMWANTNGVGCASQSSHNGSERDLNLLRAATNAEQQMIHRGSSSDQSLFSVLSQCSQLRRSRSALEPESSSAQVVASGNYEMLMEGGTTQVGSSLAQPTNPLDYLSGSNPATSLMPNDEAWMNQSRENSSLHDPLAKLYPRSWNP, encoded by the exons ATGGCAGCTGATCAGGGGAGGAAGCGGATGAGCAGCGCCAATGTTATTGGTTTCAGTTCCAGGGAGCATTACAGAGCCAAAAGGAAAAAGCTTGACGGTGCTTTGCGTTCGGGAGATGATCACATCAGTCTTGAATGGGACAGCAACCGCAGCAAAGTAGTCTCTAAGAAGGAACAAGTTGGTCTAAGTTTGAGGCATCTTCGTGAGTTTGTTGATTATGTTCCTCCTAGGCGGAGTCTCTTGGCACAAGTATGCCCCGTCCCTCGCGAAACTTTCCACCTGGAAAATCTGTCTGAGGTGCTTTCTAGTGAG GTGTGGCGGAGTTGTCTATCTGATGGCGAAAGAGATTATCTTCAGCAGTTCCTCCCTGAGGGAATTGATGTGGAGCAAGTTGTTCAGCAGTTGCTTGGTGGGGAGAATTTTcattttggaaatctttttctTGATTG GGGAACATCTGTCTGCTCTGGCAAAGCTCATCCAGATGAGATTGTTTATCAGGAGGAGTCTCTGAGGACTGGTAAAAGGAGATATTACGAGGATCTGGAGAAATACCATAATGA TATTATAGATTATCTTCAGATGCTGAAGGAGAAATGGGAAAGCTGCAAAGATCCAGAGAAGGATGCTGTTAAGAAGATGTGGTG GAGATCAAGAGAAGGCAATGAACGTGTAAACGGTAGCTGCCAGGATCTAACTGCTACCTCGGACTCTAGTTCCTGGAATGCAGATGATAAACCATGCAATAGTGATAGGGGTGGAGATGTTCGGAGAAG GCCCAAGAGTTCTGCTGTGGAGAAAGAAAAGTCTCAAAGTCCCTTGATTGCCCAAGAGAATCTTGTAAACGTGGGCGTGAAAGCTAGAAACAAGGATAAGCTACCAAAACATAGCATTCAGCAAACCGATGGTGCTAAATACATGTCCTACCTCAAG aTAAGCAAGAAGCAGCATCAGATTGTCACAAGCATGAAGCAGTCTGGTAAAAGCATTCAGTCGAAAGCACTTAATAAAATCTTGGGTAACATCAACAGTCTGGATGTTCAACCATACGGAGTGTTTgtggaagaagaggagaagaaactGACTGCTCACTG GCTGCAACTGGTTAAAGATCTTCCAGCAGCATATGCAGTATGGAAAAAGCTACAGTTACAGAAACGAGATGTAATCAACTCTTTGGAAAGAGAACTGAAGGACAAACTCAATCCATGGGTGGAGGAG GATAAACATCAACTGACTGGTGATTTAGCATCGGACGACATTAAAGATTCGGGAAGTTTGGATCAAGATTCTGCCAAGAATCAATCCCTTTCAAAGGAGTCGTCGTCTTACAGTGACCAAATCACAGATTCAGGTCGCTGCTTGCAAGTTGGTGAACACTCCTCACAGGTTTCTTCACCAGACTGTGACAATGGCGTCAATATGGAGATAACTAGAGAAGAAGGATATTCTTCACTCGGCGATCAAAAGGACTTTGAAGCAAATGATTATTCCAGCTCCATAAATCGCCACTCTCTCCAACAGGCTCCATTTCTTAGTGAGCCGCCCCAAGATGCAATCCCTGTAAGCAAAAACTATGTGCCAGAACTAGAGAATGCTTCATCAGACGAGAGGATTCCTAGTACTAGTTCAAGCCATGGAGATGAGTTGCAGTATTGTTCTGGTGGGGATGTGTGGCAGCAAGTGGGAGGAACTAGGCAGACCTACGTTGGCCGCCAAGCTTACACCCCGAGCGGCGGGTTGTCAATCATACACCGTCCTGAAGGTggtgaagaagagaaaaacTATTTCATAGAACCGGACATGCGTGAAGACGTTGATAGAAGGAAGATGTTGCAACCGAGAGCAGATAACAGTTTTGGTTCTTTCCCTAACAACAATCAAAATGAGCTGCTCCAGTCTTTGTTTAAAGGTCAAGGCGGCGTGGCATCTCGCACCACTGAGCAGCTTCACTCTCTTCTTAAAGTCCCACTTAACGAGGAGCATAAACAGATTATGCCCATTGGTTTTCAGCAGGAAGGAAGCAACAATCTGATGGAGGGAAGTCAATTCTCTGGTCAGTTTCAGCATCAGATGACTGCTGCACCACAAGCACTGTCTCAGGACCAGCCAAGACAGGTTGACATCTATGGCCAAGGAAGCATGCCAGACAACATTTACTGCGACGGACGTGGATTCTTGATGCCGCGTCCGGACTGGAACACCGGTGCTGCTCAGATTGGAGTCACTACACAGCCCCCGTTGAACACTGGCCCTTTGTTAAATCAGAACTGGCAATTTAAGAGCATGTGGGCAAACACAAACGGTGTTGGATGTGCGAGCCAAAGCAGTCATAACGGGAGCGAGAGAGATCTGAACCTTCTCAGAGCTGCTACTAACGCTGAGCAGCAGATGATTCATAGGGGAAGTAGTTCAGATCAAAGCTTATTCTCTGTTCTCTCTCAGTGCAGTCAGTTGCGCCGTTCTAGATCTGCTTTGGAGCCCGAAAGTTCGAGTGCTCAAGTGGTTGCATCTGGTAACTACGAGATGCTCATGGAGGGAGGCACAACTCAGGTAGGCAGCAGTTTAGCTCAGCCTACAAATCCGCTTGATTACTTAAGTGGTAGCAACCCGGCAACATCTTTGATGCCAAATGATGAAGCATGGATGAACCAGAGTCGCGAGAACTCTAGTCTCCATGACCCACTAGCCAAGCTGTATCCAAGGTCATGGAACCCGTAA
- the LOC108817229 gene encoding uncharacterized protein LOC108817229, which produces MEESFRVRIDKVFGSLSSSSAASSLNSLWCLADDGIDTRSDRSGGEKEVSEPHQPSFPENDRDDLNNVDEEDEAGSTVLQKPDDYNDEEWEIKSSIGMDTTLDMEEEEDENDKVAVGEELCGVYTKDVNDYETEADEWEELPSSFNEREKDPRANYIAAEIRLREDADAVNKLNSLHVSEGHQDNMSEKEKVVSEEAYAGASDDNGLKPILKRKESQADSKLQKRVRFSSDVRDDDDSTGGGDGDSAMETSIVVQRDHPSGEPDYVRNPSKYTRYTFDEGEVDEESNRKAYMEFLSMIRSRDEPLEDPLVELPTSVAFVPKKNQTGESKVGNADKGFEGRRGVMPILDSIEDSTVSAMEEDEPQTALNVVRRPGRQYRARAKEDEVE; this is translated from the exons ATGGAGGAAAGTTTCAGAGTAAGGATCGACAAGGTATTTGGATCTCTCTCATCCTCATCTGCGGCCTCTTCTCTGAACTCTCTATGGTGTCTCGCGGACGACGGTATCGATACAAGAAGCGACCGGAGCGGAGGAGAGAAAGAGGTCTCGGAGCCCCACCAGCCAAGCTTCCCGGAGAATGATCGAGACGATTTGAACAACGTCGATGAAGAAGACGAAGCAGGGTCCACTGTGTTGCAGAAGCCGGATGATTACAACGACGAGGAGTGGGAGATCAAATCCTCAATCGGGATGGACACTACTCTCGACATGGAG gaagaggaagatgagaATGACAAAGTGGCTGTAGGAGAGGAACTGTGCGGCGTTTACACCAAGGATGTGAACGACTACGAGACGGAAGCAGATGAGTGGGAGGAGCTTCCCTCTTCTTTCAATGAAAGAGAGAAGGATCCTCGTGCTAACTACATCGCCGCGGAGATTAGGCTTAGAGAAGACGCTGATGCTGTTAACAAGTTGAACTCTTTGCACGTCTCTGAG GGACATCAGGATAACATGTCGGAAAAGGAGAAAGTGGTTTCTGAGGAGGCATATGCTGGCGCTTCGGATGATAATGGGCTGAAACCGATACTGAAGAGGAAAGAAAGCCAAGCTGACTCGAAGTTGCAGAAGCGTGTTCGGTTTAGTTCTGATGTCAGAGATGACGACGATTCAACTGGAGGTGGTGACGGAGATTCTGCGATGGAGACAAGTATAGTAGTGCAGCGAGACCATCCATCTGGAGAGCCAGATTATGTTCGAAACCCGTCAAAGTACACCCGGTACACGTTTGACGAAGGCGAGGTTGACGAGGAATCTAACAGGAAAGCGTACATGGAGTTTCTCAGCATGATCAGGAGCCGAGACGAGCCTCTTGAAGACCCTCTGGTTGAGCTTCCGACATCGGTGGCTTTTGTACCGAAGAAGAATCAAACGGGTGAGAGCAAAGTAGGAAACGCAGACAAGGGTTTTGAGGGAAGAAGAGGTGTAATGCCTATCTTAGATTCCATAGAAGACAGCACTGTTTCTGCCATGGAAGAAGATGAACCACAAACAGCTCTGAATGTCGTAAGAAGACCCGGTCGTCAGTATAGGGCTAGAGCCAAGGAAGATGAAGTGGAATGA
- the LOC108818381 gene encoding chalcone synthase 3, with translation MVMGTPSSLDEIRKAQRADGPAGILAIGTANPANHVIQAEYPDYYFRITNSEHMTDLKEKFKRMCDKSTIRKRHMHLTEEFLKENPDMCAYMAPSLDARQDIVVVEVPKLGKEAAVKAIKEWGQPKSKITHVVFCTTSGVDMPGADYQLTKLLGLRPSVKRLMMYQQGCFAGGTVLRLAKDLAENNRGARVLVVCSEITAVTFRGPSDTHLDSLVGQALFSDGAAALIVGSDPDTSVGEKPIFEMVSAAQTILPDSDGAIDGHLREVGLTFHLLKDVPGLISKNIEKSLDEAFKPLGISDWNSLFWIAHPGGPAILDEVEKKLGLKAEKMRATRHVLSEYGNMSSACVLFILDEMRKKSAEDGVATTGEGLEWGVLFGFGPGLTVETVVLHSVAV, from the exons ATGGTGATGGGTACACCGTCTTCGTTGGATGAGATCAGAAAGGCACAGAGAGCAGATGGCCCAGCAGGTATCTTGGCGATAGGCACGGCCAACCCTGCCAACCATGTGATCCAAGCGGAGTATCCTGACTACTACTTCCGCATCACAAACAGCGAACACATGACTGACCTTAAGGAGAAGTTCAAGCGCATGT GCGACAAGTCGACGATAAGGAAACGCCACATGCACCTGACCGAAGAGTTTCTGAAGGAGAATCCAGACATGTGCGCCTACATGGCTCCTTCCCTCGACGCTCGACAGGACATCGTGGTGGTTGAAGTCCCTAAGCTAGGTAAAGAGGCTGCAGTGAAGGCCATCAAGGAATGGGGCCAGCCCAAGTCCAAGATCACACACGTTGTCTTTTGTACAACCTCGGGAGTCGACATGCCTGGTGCTGACTACCAGCTCACCAAGCTCCTCGGTCTTCGCCCTTCCGTCAAGCGTCTCATGATGTACCAGCAAGGTTGCTTCGCCGGAGGCACTGTCCTCCGTCTCGCCAAGGACCTGGCTGAGAACAACCGCGGCGCGCGTGTCCTCGTCGTCTGCTCCGAGATCACAGCCGTCACCTTCCGTGGCCCCTCTGACACCCACCTCGACTCCCTCGTCGGACAGGCTCTCTTCAGTGACGGAGCTGCCGCACTCATTGTCGGTTCGGACCCGGATACCTCTGTCGGAGAGAAACCAATCTTTGAGATGGTGTCGGCTGCGCAGACCATCCTCCCTGACTCGGACGGTGCCATAGATGGACATTTGAGGGAAGTGGGACTCACTTTCCATCTCCTCAAGGACGTCCCCGGGCTCATCTCGAAGAACATTGAAAAGAGTCTAGACGAAGCGTTTAAACCCTTAGGTATAAGCGACTGGAACTCACTCTTCTGGATAGCTCACCCTGGTGGTCCAGCGATCCTTGATGAGGTTGAGAAAAAGCTAGGGCTCAAGGCGGAGAAGATGAGAGCCACACGTCACGTGTTGAGCGAGTACGGTAACATGTCGAGCGCGTGCGTTCTCTTCATATTGGACGAGATGAGAAAGAAGTCTGCGGAAGATGGTGTGGCCACGACAGGAGAAGGGTTGGAGTGGGGTGTCTTGTTTGGTTTCGGACCAGGTCTCACTGTAGAGACAGTGGTCTTGCACAGTGTTGCTGTTTGA
- the LOC108817192 gene encoding exocyst complex component EXO70B1-like, with protein sequence MEKNDDNKDPDHNDQSKGEENADDVVSDAAHPQDESDGISKENVDVGNAETEHDPAGDKVDDSQGGEEIQQTLESLSEELDQLLSSLSLHKEEHRDDTTTEEKGDQEGGDYFQIPQFVGKFLDLLEDKLSKYDSGEPKTVVWYQDQEEVSSLLEAVDRVSNLMRLLLNTKSCLDHHEPLINHAGSIQQRAMAFLEDEFRILLEESVIIKEAALVTDDSTSSQRKSTDDAVVSQDQDQQVLVPEGGGDQEIEYPGYSEDVVALLRKIAEKMRAGGYGWECREVYLVGRRNILMRTLKRDCEFEKVSVDEVQKMSWGELEREIPIWNKTFKNCSSRFFPGEHKLAEKIFQGDEGSLFCIVTHGLTIQLLGFAEAVAMTRRSTEKLFKILDIYETLRDSFQSMEELFTEELRTELRNDVTSARSRLGESAINIFSDLENSIKSDSSKTPVPGGAVHPLTRYTMNYLKYSCEYKDTLEQVFKSHSKTDQEEGEGNSACSAFASQLMRIMDLLDGNMEAKSKLYKDIPLSCIFMMNNGRYIVQKIKGSAEIHEVVGDTWCRRRSSELRNYHKNYQRETWGKLLGFLGHEGLMHNGKIVKPNLKERFKSFNATFDEIHKTQTTWVINDEQLQSELRVSITAVMIPAYRAFMARFGQYLDPGRQTEKYVKYQPEDIEDLIDQLFDGNKR encoded by the coding sequence ATGGAGAAAAACGACGACAACAAGGACCCTGATCACAACGACCAATCCAAGGGAGAGGAGAACGCGGACGACGTCGTTTCAGATGCTGCTCATCCCCAAGATGAGTCTGATGGTATCAGTAAAGAGAATGTAGATGTTGGCAATGCAGAGACAGAACACGATCCTGCAGGAGACAAGGTTGATGATTCACAAGGAGGAGAAGAGATTCAACAAACCCTCGAGTCCTTGTCTGAAGAACTCGACCAGCTTCTCTCGAGCCTCTCCCTTCACAAGGAAGAGCACAGAGACGACACCACCACCGAGGAGAAAGGAGATCAGGAAGGTGGTGATTACTTTCAGATCCCACAGTTCGTTGGCAAGTTCTTGGATCTTCTCGAGGACAAACTCTCCAAATACGACTCCGGCGAGCCGAAGACAGTAGTATGGTACCAAGATCAAGAGGAAGTTTCTTCGCTTCTCGAAGCAGTGGATCGTGTCTCGAATCTCATGAGACTCTTGCTCAATACCAAATCATGTCTGGACCATCACGAGCCCTTGATCAACCACGCTGGATCCATCCAGCAGCGTGCGATGGCCTTCTTGGAAGACGAGTTCCGCATCCTTCTAGAAGAGTCCGTGATCATCAAAGAGGCGGCATTGGTCACAGACGACAGTACCAGCAGCCAGAGGAAGAGCACGGACGATGCGGTGGTCTCTCAAGATCAAGACCAGCAGGTGCTTGTTCCCGAAGGTGGTGGTGATCAGGAGATTGAATACCCTGGCTACTCGGAGGACGTGGTTGCGTTGCTGAGGAAAATAGCGGAGAAGATGAGAGCAGGAGGGTACGGTTGGGAATGCAGAGAGGTTTATCTGGTCGGGAGGAGGAACATCTTGATGCGTACGTTGAAACGTGACTGCGAGTTCGAGAAAGTGAGCGTCGACGAGGTGCAGAAGATGAGCTGGGGTGAGCTCGAGAGAGAGATTCCTATATGGAACAAGACTTTCAAGAACTGCTCTTCCCGCTTCTTCCCCGGCGAGCACAAACTCGCGGAGAAGATCTTCCAAGGAGACGAAGGGAGCTTGTTCTGCATCGTCACACACGGCCTCACCATCCAGCTCTTGGGTTTTGCAGAGGCCGTGGCCATGACCAGGCGATCCACTGAAAAACTATTCAAGATTCTCGATATCTACGAGACTCTCAGGGATAGTTTTCAATCCATGGAGGAGCTCTTCACCGAAGAGCTCCGCACCGAGCTGAGGAACGATGTGACCAGCGCTCGTTCCCGCTTGGGAGAGAGCGCTATTAACATATTCTCTGATTTGGAAAACTCTATCAAATCAGATTCAAGCAAGACTCCTGTTCCAGGAGGAGCGGTGCATCCTCTGACGAGGTACACTATGAACTACCTCAAGTACTCATGCGAATACAAAGACACGTTGGAACAAGTGTTCAAGAGCCACTCGAAGACGGATCAAGAAGAGGGAGAGGGGAACTCGGCCTGCTCGGCTTTTGCGAGCCAGCTGATGAGGATAATGGACCTACTAGACGGGAACATGGAGGCGAAGTCGAAGCTGTACAAAGACATACCACTCAGCTGCATCTTCATGATGAACAACGGGAGATACATAGTGCAGAAGATCAAAGGATCGGCTGAGATACACGAGGTGGTGGGAGACACGTGGTGCAGGAGGAGGTCGTCTGAGCTGAGGAACTATCACAAAAACTACCAGAGAGAGACGTGGGGGAAGCTGCTGGGGTTCTTGGGACACGAGGGGCTAATGCACAACGGGAAGATAGTGAAGCCTAATCTCAAGGAGAGGTTCAAGAGCTTCAACGCGACTTTCGACGAGATACACAAGACGCAGACCACGTGGGTGATTAATGATGAGCAGCTGCAGAGCGAGCTGAGGGTTTCTATAACCGCGGTTATGATACCTGCCTACAGGGCCTTCATGGCTAGGTTTGGACAGTACTTGGATCCTGGTCGCCAGACTGAGAAGTATGTCAAGTACCAGCCTGAGGACATCGAGGATCTCATTGACCAGCTCTTCGACGGCAACAAGCGGTAG
- the LOC108815149 gene encoding uncharacterized protein LOC108815149 isoform X1: protein MAADQGRKRMSSANVIGFSSREHYRAKRKKLDGALRSGDDHISLEWDSNRSKVVSKKEQVGLSLRHLREFVDYVPPRRSLLAQVCPVPRETFHLENLSEVLSSEVWRSCLSDGERDYLQQFLPEGIDVEQVVQQLLGGENFHFGNLFLDWGTSVCSGKAHPDEIVYQEESLRTGKRRYYEDLEKYHNDIIDYLQMLKEKWESCKDPEKDAVKKMWWRSREGNERVNGSCQDLTATSDSSSWNADDKPCNSDRGGDVRRSRPKSSAVEKEKSQSPLIAQENLVNVGVKARNKDKLPKHSIQQTDGAKYMSYLKISKKQHQIVTSMKQSGKSIQSKALNKILGNINSLDVQPYGVFVEEEEKKLTAHWLQLVKDLPAAYAVWKKLQLQKRDVINSLERELKDKLNPWVEEDKHQLTGDLASDDIKDSGSLDQDSAKNQSLSKESSSYSDQITDSGRCLQVGEHSSQVSSPDCDNGVNMEITREEGYSSLGDQKDFEANDYSSSINRHSLQQAPFLSEPPQDAIPVSKNYVPELENASSDERIPSTSSSHGDELQYCSGGDVWQQVGGTRQTYVGRQAYTPSGGLSIIHRPEGGEEEKNYFIEPDMREDVDRRKMLQPRADNSFGSFPNNNQNELLQSLFKGQGGVASRTTEQLHSLLKVPLNEEHKQIMPIGFQQEGSNNLMEGSQFSGQFQHQMTAAPQALSQDQPRQVDIYGQGSMPDNIYCDGRGFLMPRPDWNTGAAQIGVTTQPPLNTGPLLNQNWQFKSMWANTNGVGCASQSSHNGSERDLNLLRAATNAEQQMIHRGSSSDQSLFSVLSQCSQLRRSRSALEPESSSAQVVASGNYEMLMEGGTTQVGSSLAQPTNPLDYLSGSNPATSLMPNDEAWMNQSRENSSLHDPLAKLYPRSWNP, encoded by the exons ATGGCAGCTGATCAGGGGAGGAAGCGGATGAGCAGCGCCAATGTTATTGGTTTCAGTTCCAGGGAGCATTACAGAGCCAAAAGGAAAAAGCTTGACGGTGCTTTGCGTTCGGGAGATGATCACATCAGTCTTGAATGGGACAGCAACCGCAGCAAAGTAGTCTCTAAGAAGGAACAAGTTGGTCTAAGTTTGAGGCATCTTCGTGAGTTTGTTGATTATGTTCCTCCTAGGCGGAGTCTCTTGGCACAAGTATGCCCCGTCCCTCGCGAAACTTTCCACCTGGAAAATCTGTCTGAGGTGCTTTCTAGTGAG GTGTGGCGGAGTTGTCTATCTGATGGCGAAAGAGATTATCTTCAGCAGTTCCTCCCTGAGGGAATTGATGTGGAGCAAGTTGTTCAGCAGTTGCTTGGTGGGGAGAATTTTcattttggaaatctttttctTGATTG GGGAACATCTGTCTGCTCTGGCAAAGCTCATCCAGATGAGATTGTTTATCAGGAGGAGTCTCTGAGGACTGGTAAAAGGAGATATTACGAGGATCTGGAGAAATACCATAATGA TATTATAGATTATCTTCAGATGCTGAAGGAGAAATGGGAAAGCTGCAAAGATCCAGAGAAGGATGCTGTTAAGAAGATGTGGTG GAGATCAAGAGAAGGCAATGAACGTGTAAACGGTAGCTGCCAGGATCTAACTGCTACCTCGGACTCTAGTTCCTGGAATGCAGATGATAAACCATGCAATAGTGATAGGGGTGGAGATGTTCGGAGAAG TAGGCCCAAGAGTTCTGCTGTGGAGAAAGAAAAGTCTCAAAGTCCCTTGATTGCCCAAGAGAATCTTGTAAACGTGGGCGTGAAAGCTAGAAACAAGGATAAGCTACCAAAACATAGCATTCAGCAAACCGATGGTGCTAAATACATGTCCTACCTCAAG aTAAGCAAGAAGCAGCATCAGATTGTCACAAGCATGAAGCAGTCTGGTAAAAGCATTCAGTCGAAAGCACTTAATAAAATCTTGGGTAACATCAACAGTCTGGATGTTCAACCATACGGAGTGTTTgtggaagaagaggagaagaaactGACTGCTCACTG GCTGCAACTGGTTAAAGATCTTCCAGCAGCATATGCAGTATGGAAAAAGCTACAGTTACAGAAACGAGATGTAATCAACTCTTTGGAAAGAGAACTGAAGGACAAACTCAATCCATGGGTGGAGGAG GATAAACATCAACTGACTGGTGATTTAGCATCGGACGACATTAAAGATTCGGGAAGTTTGGATCAAGATTCTGCCAAGAATCAATCCCTTTCAAAGGAGTCGTCGTCTTACAGTGACCAAATCACAGATTCAGGTCGCTGCTTGCAAGTTGGTGAACACTCCTCACAGGTTTCTTCACCAGACTGTGACAATGGCGTCAATATGGAGATAACTAGAGAAGAAGGATATTCTTCACTCGGCGATCAAAAGGACTTTGAAGCAAATGATTATTCCAGCTCCATAAATCGCCACTCTCTCCAACAGGCTCCATTTCTTAGTGAGCCGCCCCAAGATGCAATCCCTGTAAGCAAAAACTATGTGCCAGAACTAGAGAATGCTTCATCAGACGAGAGGATTCCTAGTACTAGTTCAAGCCATGGAGATGAGTTGCAGTATTGTTCTGGTGGGGATGTGTGGCAGCAAGTGGGAGGAACTAGGCAGACCTACGTTGGCCGCCAAGCTTACACCCCGAGCGGCGGGTTGTCAATCATACACCGTCCTGAAGGTggtgaagaagagaaaaacTATTTCATAGAACCGGACATGCGTGAAGACGTTGATAGAAGGAAGATGTTGCAACCGAGAGCAGATAACAGTTTTGGTTCTTTCCCTAACAACAATCAAAATGAGCTGCTCCAGTCTTTGTTTAAAGGTCAAGGCGGCGTGGCATCTCGCACCACTGAGCAGCTTCACTCTCTTCTTAAAGTCCCACTTAACGAGGAGCATAAACAGATTATGCCCATTGGTTTTCAGCAGGAAGGAAGCAACAATCTGATGGAGGGAAGTCAATTCTCTGGTCAGTTTCAGCATCAGATGACTGCTGCACCACAAGCACTGTCTCAGGACCAGCCAAGACAGGTTGACATCTATGGCCAAGGAAGCATGCCAGACAACATTTACTGCGACGGACGTGGATTCTTGATGCCGCGTCCGGACTGGAACACCGGTGCTGCTCAGATTGGAGTCACTACACAGCCCCCGTTGAACACTGGCCCTTTGTTAAATCAGAACTGGCAATTTAAGAGCATGTGGGCAAACACAAACGGTGTTGGATGTGCGAGCCAAAGCAGTCATAACGGGAGCGAGAGAGATCTGAACCTTCTCAGAGCTGCTACTAACGCTGAGCAGCAGATGATTCATAGGGGAAGTAGTTCAGATCAAAGCTTATTCTCTGTTCTCTCTCAGTGCAGTCAGTTGCGCCGTTCTAGATCTGCTTTGGAGCCCGAAAGTTCGAGTGCTCAAGTGGTTGCATCTGGTAACTACGAGATGCTCATGGAGGGAGGCACAACTCAGGTAGGCAGCAGTTTAGCTCAGCCTACAAATCCGCTTGATTACTTAAGTGGTAGCAACCCGGCAACATCTTTGATGCCAAATGATGAAGCATGGATGAACCAGAGTCGCGAGAACTCTAGTCTCCATGACCCACTAGCCAAGCTGTATCCAAGGTCATGGAACCCGTAA